From the genome of Pogoniulus pusillus isolate bPogPus1 chromosome 12, bPogPus1.pri, whole genome shotgun sequence, one region includes:
- the TIMMDC1 gene encoding complex I assembly factor TIMMDC1, mitochondrial: MAEALGAGPEFRRPAPPPQTGWERLSELWQRDERQQLPEETLNIFRAAFTAGVAGWLYGGLPAFRQARKAFIDGSHGELFQNRADAVQSAHRAGLRSFLRYGWRWSWRVTAFVTIFNVVSTGLAAYRDKTTIGNFAWAGAFTGALFRMNLGLQGLAGGFVFGTVCGIPAGGLLIMMQKLAGETLQEKRNRERRELYEQKLAEWQSRLDVLGQTESNAQGESETSKRI; this comes from the exons ATGGCGGAGGCCTTGGGCGCTGGGCCCGAGTTCCGCCgcccggcgccgccgccgcagACGGGCTGGGAGCGGCTCAGCGAGCTCTGGCAGCGCGA CGAGCGGCAGCAGCTCCCGGAGGAGAcgctgaacatcttcagggcAGCCTTCACCGCGGGGGTGGCCGGCTGGCTGTACGGCGGGCTGCCGGCATTCCGCCAGGCCAGGAAGGCCTTCATCGATGGCAGCCACGGCGAGCTTTTCCAGAACCGCGCCGATGCGGTG CAATCTGCACATCGGGCTGGGCTCAGGAGTTTCCTCCGCTATGGCTGGCGCTGGAGCTGGAGAGTGACTGCTTTTGTGACAATATTCAA CGTGGTGAGCACCGGGCTGGCTGCCTACCGCGACAAGACCACCATCGGTAATTTTGCTTGGGCAGGAG cCTTCACAGGAGCCCTTTTCCGAATGAACTTGGGCCTGCAGGGACTGGCAGGTGGCTTCGTGTTCGGCACAGTATGTGG GATCCCTGCAGGAGGCCTCTTAATAATGATGCAGAAGCTTGCTGGTGAGACCTTGCAGGAGAAGAGAAATCGGGAACGCAGGGAGCTGTATGAGCAAAAGTTAGCAGAGTG GCAATCCAGGCTCGATGTCTTAGGCCAAACAGAAAGCAATGCCCAGGGAGAGTCAGAGACGAGCAAGAGAATCTAA
- the POGLUT1 gene encoding protein O-glucosyltransferase 1 — MGRAALALWALVAGAACSLELAAAGGGAGAKWKALTDQIKQAVEAYKPCVKENCSCHQSVWKQDLAPFRGGISKEMISDAVSRKLGTHYQIIKNKLYREQDCMFPARCSGVEHFILGIINLLPDMEMVINVRDYPQVPTWMKPIIPVFSFSKTPEYHDIMYPAWTFWEGGPAVWPIYPTGLGRWDLMREDLRRSAEKWPWVKKISKGYFRGSRTSPERDPLILLSRENPELVDAEYTKNQAWKSEKDTLGKPPAKEIPLVDHCKYKYLFNFRGVAASFRLKHLFLCGSLVFHVGEEWLEFFYPQLKPWVHYIPVPSDLSNIRELLQFVKENDAIAQEISERGRQFITEHLKMEDVSCYWEHLLSEYSQALTYKVKRKKSYGEITSEWLKTEL; from the exons ATGGGGCGGGCGGCGCTGGCCCTGTGGGCGCTGGTGGcgggggctgcctgcagcctggagctcgccgcggcgggcggcggggcaG GTGCAAAATGGAAAGCATTAACTGACCAAATTAAGCAAGCCGTGGAAGCCTATAAGCCATGTGTAAAGGAGAACTGCAGCTGCCACCAAAG TGTCTGGAAGCAGGACCTGGCTCCTTTCCGAGGTGGCATTTCCAAGGAGATGATATCGGATGCGGTGAGCCGCAAGCTCGGAACACACTACCAAATCATTAAGAACAAACTGTACCGTGAGCAGGACTGCATGTTCCCTGCTAG GTGCAGTGGAGTTGAGCACTTCATTTTGGGCATCATCAACCTCCTCCCTGACATGGAAATGGTGATCAATGTGCGAGACTACCCCCAGGTTCCCACGTGGATGAAACCTATTATCCCAGTCTTCTCCTTCAGTAAG ACACCCGAATACCATGATATCATGTACCCTGCCTGGACATTCTGGGAAGGAGGACCAGCTGTTTGGCCAATCTACCCCACGGGCTTAGGACGCTGGGATCTCATGAGGGAGGACCTCAGAAG ATCTGCAGAGAAATGGCCGTGGGTGAAAAAAATCTCTAAAGGCTATTTCCGAGGATCCAG AACAAGCCCTGAGAGAGATCCTCTCATTCTGCTGTCTCGGGAAAACCCAGAACTTGTTGATGCTGAGTACACTAAAAACCAGGCTTGGAAGTCTGAAAAG GATACCTTAGGGAAGCCTCCTGCAAAGGAAATTCCACTGGTTGATCACTGCAAATACAA GTATCTCTTTAATTTCCGGGGAGTGGCTGCCAGTTTCCGCTTGAAGCACCTTTTCTTATGTGGCTCACTCGTCTTTCATGTTGGAGAAGAGTGGTTGGAGTTCTTCTACCCACAGCTGAAGCCTTGGGTCCACTACATTCCAGTGCCATCAGACCTCTCCAACATCAG GGAGCTGTTGCAGTTTGTAAAGGAAAATGATGCCATAGCACAAGAAATTTCAGAGAG GGGACGCCAATTCATCACTGAACACTTGAAGATGGAGGATGTCTCTTGCTACTGGGAGCATCTGCTGTCTGAGTATTCCCAAGCCTTGACTTACAAagtgaaaaggaagaagagctACGGCGAGATCACTTCTGAATGGCTGAAAACAGAACTGTAG